A region from the Xanthocytophaga agilis genome encodes:
- a CDS encoding AraC family transcriptional regulator — MPYQTLDSKAIDMLRDIPDLIPVYREYYEDWRIRVFDRKEHECRNYVSPNRRDFFKILLVTEGIGIFTIGLNTYHIEKPTILFIHPNDIISWKNLSEQNKGFYCLFKNTFLGQYPQLKTAIERYNLFTDKSKSIITLSQQEALSLESIFIKIYDEELSGNKFSEDVIQAYLQLLLIESIKIGNYPLPANVSDEYKHIHQFFQLLEHETANINYTTPIRIKTAQEFAIEMSLHPNYLNALLKKHTGQNVSTHIRNRLLEEAKILLAQTNWTLEDVGYSIGFSEQSNFNLFFKKNTGYTPAAFRKNYHLRNS, encoded by the coding sequence ATGCCTTATCAGACATTAGATAGCAAAGCCATTGACATGCTTCGTGATATTCCGGATCTGATACCTGTCTATCGGGAATACTATGAGGATTGGCGAATTCGTGTATTTGACAGAAAGGAGCACGAGTGCAGAAACTATGTGTCTCCCAATAGACGTGACTTTTTTAAAATACTCCTGGTTACAGAAGGCATCGGAATCTTTACGATTGGACTTAATACGTATCATATTGAAAAACCAACAATTTTATTTATTCATCCAAACGATATTATTTCCTGGAAGAATCTCTCAGAGCAAAACAAAGGTTTTTACTGTTTATTTAAGAATACTTTTTTAGGACAATATCCTCAGTTAAAAACAGCTATTGAGAGATACAATCTGTTTACTGATAAGTCCAAAAGTATCATTACTTTGAGCCAACAGGAGGCGCTTTCTCTGGAGTCTATCTTTATCAAAATCTATGATGAGGAATTATCCGGAAATAAATTCAGTGAAGATGTGATCCAGGCATATTTACAATTATTGCTTATTGAAAGCATCAAGATTGGTAACTATCCTCTGCCTGCCAATGTCTCAGATGAATACAAGCATATTCATCAGTTCTTCCAGCTTTTGGAACATGAAACGGCCAACATAAATTATACGACACCCATACGTATTAAGACCGCGCAGGAATTTGCTATAGAAATGTCCCTTCATCCAAACTATTTGAACGCTCTACTGAAAAAACACACCGGGCAAAATGTAAGTACACATATTCGCAATCGGTTGCTTGAAGAAGCAAAGATACTGTTAGCTCAAACAAACTGGACGTTGGAAGATGTTGGTTACAGCATTGGATTTTCGGAACAGTCGAATTTCAACCTTTTCTTCAAAAAGAATACAGGCTATACACCTGCTGCATTTCGAAAAAACTACCACCTTCGAAATTCATAA
- a CDS encoding helix-turn-helix transcriptional regulator — translation MKQAGDIPKKFNSISELHRALGFSRPLHPLVSLVNYADIKTPYAQLPKALLLNFYKISYKRNLTDKVKYGQHYYDFDEGGLSFIAPNQVISSAKEEKDYSGYTLLFHPDFLSTYPLATRIKTFGFFSYAANEALFLSDRETQIIISVFENIQQELSNPIDDFSQDVIISHIEVLLNYSNRFYKRQFLTRKAVNHNLLTLMEQLLTMYFDEEQALEKGLPTVDYLADQLNVSPRYLSDMLRNLTGQNAQQHIHEKLIEKAKIFLTSTHLSVSEIAYQLGFEHSQSFNKLFKKKTNLTPIEFKQSFN, via the coding sequence ATGAAACAAGCAGGAGATATACCGAAAAAATTTAATTCCATTTCAGAGCTACATAGGGCTTTGGGATTTTCGAGACCTTTACATCCTTTGGTGAGTCTGGTCAATTATGCTGACATCAAAACACCTTATGCCCAGTTGCCTAAAGCCTTATTGCTGAACTTTTATAAGATTTCGTACAAGAGAAACCTGACAGATAAAGTAAAATACGGACAACATTACTATGATTTTGATGAAGGGGGATTGTCCTTTATTGCACCCAATCAGGTTATTTCAAGTGCCAAAGAGGAAAAGGATTATTCAGGATATACTCTGCTTTTTCATCCCGACTTTCTCAGTACTTATCCACTTGCTACCCGGATTAAAACGTTTGGCTTCTTTTCATATGCAGCAAATGAGGCATTGTTTTTATCTGACAGAGAGACACAGATCATTATTTCTGTTTTTGAAAATATCCAACAAGAGCTCTCTAACCCTATTGATGATTTTAGTCAGGATGTAATTATATCTCATATCGAAGTATTGCTCAATTACAGCAACCGCTTTTACAAACGTCAATTCCTCACCCGCAAAGCAGTAAATCATAATTTGTTAACACTCATGGAGCAACTTTTAACTATGTATTTTGATGAGGAACAAGCCTTAGAGAAAGGACTTCCAACTGTTGACTATCTGGCAGATCAACTTAATGTCTCCCCACGTTATTTAAGTGATATGCTACGAAATTTAACTGGACAGAATGCTCAGCAGCACATTCACGAAAAATTGATCGAGAAAGCGAAGATCTTTTTAACTTCTACTCATCTATCTGTGTCGGAAATTGCCTATCAGTTAGGCTTTGAACATTCACAGTCATTTAATAAACTATTTAAGAAAAAAACTAATCTGACGCCAATTGAATTTAAACAATCATTCAATTAG